One Coffea arabica cultivar ET-39 chromosome 5e, Coffea Arabica ET-39 HiFi, whole genome shotgun sequence DNA segment encodes these proteins:
- the LOC140007048 gene encoding putative F-box protein At1g67623, producing the protein MANAQKRSSRTSILSLPTEVLSEVLARVASSSSADLFRAKLCCKLFNEVSEAKNIYQRVSLDRFEIVPWPKNHKVSRFLKKCRQSKNPEALYRKGVVDFFSDKHEDSALENLEEAANSGHADAAYALGIIYIFVGGDELKRKGMRLLMKSRLLQGRVNLCRQNLRALLRMIWVKNPVFLNPTPICCAMTHERKTSSWPMHPDEVEESTCEGCACDEEIRAICAALPYR; encoded by the exons ATGGCCAACGCACAAAAACGGAGTTCACGAACCTCCATCCTCTCCCTTCCAACCGAGGTGCTATCCGAGGTGCTTGCACGTGTCGCGTCTTCTTCATCCGCTGATCTTTTCCGGGCAAAACTGTG CTGTAAGTTGTTCAACGAAGTTTCCGAGGCAAAGAACATTTACCAGCGGGTGTCCCTCGACAGGTTTGAAATCGTTCCGTGGCCAAAAAACCACAAAGTGTCGAGGTTCTTGAAGAAGTGCAGACAAAGCAAAAATCCAGAAGCCTTGTACCGAAAAGGAGTG GTTGATTTTTTTTCGGATAAGCACGAGGACTCAGCATTGGAAAACCTGGAAGAAGCTGCTAATTCAGGCCATGCCGATGCTGCATATGCGTTGGGAATAATTTACATCTTTGTTGGTGGGGACGAGTTAAAGCGCAAAGGTATGAGACTGCTCATGAAATCCAGACTTCTTCAAGGCAGAGTGAATCTTTGCCGTCAGAATTTGCGAGCGCTGCTGAGGATGATATGGGTCAAGAATCCTGTGTTTCTAAACCCAACGCCCATTTGTTGTGCCATGACACATGAGAGGAAAACATCTTCATGGCCTATGCATCCCGATGAAGTGGAGGAGAGTACATGTGAAGGGTGCGCTTGCGATGAAGAAATTCGAGCAATTTGTGCTGCCCTGCCATATCGTTAG